In uncultured Bacteroides sp., one genomic interval encodes:
- a CDS encoding DUF4960 domain-containing protein, producing MKKSIYIFFSLIMILSLVSCSEDYNGISNSGEVKIKTFSANAKLETLNETSGLIELVFPSATDLTKITPVITLSEGAHIVSPVNPEGPIDLSKVTVYRVVNGNLYHDYNVVASHVSDKTKILTFSIGKYKGVIDQAARTITVLYPKGEDVTALTPKFTITDGAKVVSPTAMTLDFTSPVNYNISYLDETFTYKVTVVPTDLTPVGFLGEAASAGEITNLDEKAAWNWLSENFVDPVYISFDAIKKGADLSKYGVLWYHCDPDKFEIPSIATDATVIDALKKFHAQGGGLLLTSAGVSLGTSLDIAKNGKMWNNDWGYGNSPSTLGENWGMRFTGHENHPIFKGLRMEIGETSRFYIMGKGVKVKGHNAIWNFDTWTGYNFDVAKWQNENGGKQLASFYWDDAMNQRSIINEYERQNGNGATITIAVESYDWYNEDGSPANSYLDNLETLTGNILNYLAK from the coding sequence ATGAAAAAATCTATATACATATTCTTTTCTTTGATAATGATATTAAGTTTAGTATCATGTAGCGAAGATTACAATGGAATAAGCAATTCGGGTGAGGTAAAAATCAAGACCTTTTCTGCGAATGCTAAATTAGAAACATTGAATGAAACATCTGGTCTTATTGAATTGGTTTTCCCTTCTGCAACCGATTTAACCAAGATCACACCTGTTATAACTCTATCTGAAGGTGCACATATTGTAAGCCCCGTAAATCCTGAAGGACCAATTGACCTTTCAAAAGTGACTGTTTACCGTGTTGTCAATGGTAATCTTTATCATGATTATAATGTTGTGGCTTCTCATGTAAGTGATAAAACAAAAATCCTAACGTTCTCAATAGGCAAATATAAAGGGGTTATTGATCAGGCAGCCCGTACTATTACAGTACTTTATCCAAAAGGGGAAGATGTTACAGCTTTAACTCCCAAATTTACAATTACCGATGGGGCAAAAGTAGTATCACCAACTGCAATGACTCTTGATTTTACGAGTCCGGTGAATTACAATATCTCCTATCTGGACGAAACATTTACCTACAAAGTAACAGTAGTGCCTACAGATCTTACTCCAGTAGGATTCTTAGGAGAAGCTGCTAGTGCCGGTGAAATTACTAATTTGGATGAAAAAGCTGCATGGAACTGGTTATCTGAGAATTTTGTAGATCCCGTATATATATCCTTTGATGCTATCAAGAAAGGGGCCGATTTAAGTAAGTACGGTGTGCTTTGGTATCATTGTGACCCTGATAAATTTGAAATTCCGTCTATTGCTACCGATGCAACAGTTATTGATGCATTGAAGAAGTTCCACGCACAAGGAGGCGGTTTATTACTTACTTCTGCAGGTGTTTCTTTGGGAACGTCACTTGATATTGCCAAAAATGGGAAAATGTGGAATAATGACTGGGGATATGGAAATAGTCCTTCAACCTTAGGCGAAAACTGGGGAATGAGATTCACCGGTCACGAAAACCATCCTATCTTTAAAGGTCTGCGCATGGAAATTGGAGAAACATCACGCTTCTACATTATGGGCAAGGGAGTGAAGGTAAAAGGACACAATGCCATCTGGAATTTTGATACATGGACAGGTTACAATTTCGACGTAGCAAAATGGCAAAACGAGAATGGTGGTAAACAACTAGCTAGTTTCTATTGGGACGATGCTATGAATCAACGTTCCATTATTAATGAATACGAACGTCAGAATGGCAATGGAGCTACTATCACCATTGCTGTAGAGAGTTATGACTGGTATAATGAAGATGGATCACCTGCTAATTCTTATCTTGACAACCTTGAGACTCTGACTGGGAATATTTTGAATTATCTGGCTAAATAA
- a CDS encoding RagB/SusD family nutrient uptake outer membrane protein, translating into MKKIKYLVLASVSALMLNSCNFLDETPQGILDEEQVKGPEQIEGLVSAAYSSLGNDHYDKPFSLWPYGNVRSDDAYKGGNDENDIVNFHFYEISENIKSDFGEADGLWFFIYEAISRANSALSVLKSVDKSQFPNKDARMGEMYFLRGHFYFMLKEVFGHIPLVDEDTPLSEYDKVPNTLPNDEQWAFICNDFQKAYDLLPVAQSQVGRANKIAAASYLAKAYLFKAYRQDENNSVTEINAQDLNQVLDYTQVVMNSSYKLEPDIACNFLPGAYQNGPESLFAVQYSTGDGTMFGRLNWGDVLSVPMGLGCCDFHKPSQNLVNAFKTANGLPEFDSFDNKNYDKTLDKVDPRLYHTVALPGVPYKYNEELIYQEKWNRNPSVYGLYASLKENVDPSCDCFVNVSPFYGNSKNRIVLRYADVVLMRAEALIELNREQEALPLINMIRERAKNSTTFIPYANNLNISLYQNGVNCVWNKDFARQALRWERRLELAMEGNRFFDLVRWGIASQVMNNYFNSESARRSFLSAGKFDKNQDEYIPIPQQQINFTNGVYKQNPGWK; encoded by the coding sequence ATGAAAAAAATTAAATATTTAGTTTTGGCTTCTGTTTCAGCATTAATGCTCAACAGTTGTAATTTTCTTGATGAAACCCCTCAGGGAATCCTTGATGAAGAACAGGTTAAAGGTCCTGAGCAGATAGAAGGACTAGTATCTGCAGCTTATTCTTCTTTAGGAAACGACCATTATGATAAACCTTTCAGCCTTTGGCCATATGGTAACGTACGTTCTGATGATGCATATAAAGGTGGTAATGATGAAAATGATATTGTGAACTTTCATTTTTATGAAATATCAGAAAATATAAAATCAGATTTTGGTGAAGCAGATGGCTTATGGTTTTTTATTTACGAAGCAATTTCTCGTGCCAACTCTGCACTTAGTGTTTTGAAAAGTGTGGATAAATCTCAATTTCCTAATAAAGATGCCCGTATGGGAGAAATGTATTTTTTGAGAGGACATTTCTACTTTATGCTAAAAGAAGTTTTTGGACATATTCCTTTAGTTGATGAGGATACTCCGTTGAGTGAATATGATAAGGTACCTAACACATTACCTAATGACGAACAATGGGCCTTTATTTGCAATGACTTTCAAAAAGCATACGATTTATTACCGGTAGCTCAAAGTCAGGTTGGAAGAGCCAACAAGATTGCAGCGGCTTCTTATCTTGCAAAAGCTTATCTCTTTAAGGCTTACCGCCAGGATGAGAATAATAGTGTGACAGAAATAAACGCTCAGGATTTAAATCAGGTATTGGATTATACCCAGGTAGTGATGAATTCTTCTTATAAGTTAGAGCCGGATATTGCATGTAACTTTTTACCGGGAGCTTATCAAAACGGACCGGAATCATTGTTTGCAGTACAATACTCGACAGGAGACGGTACTATGTTTGGTCGTTTGAATTGGGGAGATGTACTTTCTGTGCCAATGGGATTAGGTTGCTGTGACTTCCATAAACCAAGTCAAAATTTGGTGAATGCTTTTAAAACAGCTAACGGATTGCCAGAATTTGACTCCTTTGATAATAAAAATTACGATAAAACTCTTGATAAAGTAGACCCACGTTTATACCATACAGTTGCTCTTCCCGGAGTACCCTATAAGTACAATGAAGAGTTAATTTATCAAGAGAAGTGGAATAGAAATCCTTCTGTTTATGGTCTGTATGCTTCTTTAAAAGAAAATGTAGATCCTTCATGTGACTGTTTTGTAAATGTCTCTCCATTTTATGGAAACTCTAAAAATAGAATCGTACTACGTTATGCAGATGTTGTATTAATGCGTGCTGAGGCTCTTATAGAACTGAATCGTGAACAAGAAGCTCTTCCACTTATCAATATGATTCGTGAACGTGCCAAGAATAGTACCACATTTATCCCGTATGCAAATAATCTTAATATTTCCTTGTATCAAAATGGAGTAAATTGTGTATGGAATAAAGATTTTGCTCGTCAGGCACTTCGTTGGGAACGTCGTTTGGAACTAGCAATGGAAGGAAACCGTTTCTTTGATCTTGTACGTTGGGGTATTGCCAGTCAGGTTATGAATAATTATTTCAATAGCGAGTCTGCCCGACGTTCATTCCTTTCTGCTGGCAAGTTTGATAAGAATCAGGATGAATACATTCCAATACCTCAGCAACAGATAAATTTCACGAATGGGGTGTATAAGCAAAATCCAGGATGGAAATAA
- a CDS encoding TonB-dependent receptor — protein MRNLIIMIFLLSFCGILNAQNITIKGNVKSATDSEPLIGVNVSVKGKAVGTVTDLDGNYQLSAQKNETLIFSFIGYEKQEVVVGAQTIINVALKESAQLLDEVVAVGYRTERKADLTGAVSVVKVNDMMSAAENNPMKALQGRVAGMTVTSDGTPSGAATIRIRGIGTLNNNDPLYIIDGVPTTSGMHELNGNDIESIQVLRDASSSSIYGSRAANGVIVVTTKKGKKGLVKVNFDSYVTMSSYTNKIDILSSKEYAEAMWKASVNSGKDANDNNIGIRYQESIDAAGNKVLNNVLFPEYLDDAKTMKPANTNWFDEVTRTGVAQSYNLSVSNGTEKGNSFLSLSYYDNEGLVKHTNFNRISARMNSDYKLLGDIVTIGENFTINKTSEVTQPYQIIEAALIAVPFIPVHTEDGKNWGGPITGLPDRQNPARLVNDNKDNRYNYWRTFGNAYINIQPIKKLNIRSSFGLDYGNFYKRSLTYSYQTGYLQSDKTKSLIEQAHWTKWTWSNTATYDFEIGKNRFETMLGMEMFRQSDINFAASREGFAVETPDYMWPDLGTGTSEGTGSSTAYSLQSYFGKINYAYNEKYLASVTLRRDGSSRFGKNNRWGMFPAFNLGWKINQEAFMEKTHEWLSDLKLRFGWGQTGNQEMANTAIYDIYVTDYGKGDPTWNAVWGTAYDLNGTGSGLLSSGFKRTQLQNPDLKWETTTQTNIGLDYGFFGQALYGSAEYYIKKTKNILYLPGYAAIMGEGANKWFNGAAMENKGFELTLGYRGKMNSGLQYDITGNISTNANKVTYLPESVKKSYGGNGTYDNILGRPLGSFYGYVADGIFKTQDDLDQHCKQDGKALGRIRYRDLNNDGAINDKDRTWIGDPFPDFAYGLNIDLSYKNFDLIMYFQGIQNVDVVNSVKYTTDFWSVSDTRSNKGARLLKAWDPVTNPDSDIPALSYSDTNNESRFSSYFVENGSYLKLRNIQLGYNIPQQVLHKIKVEKFRIYASAQNLFTIKSKNFTGVDPENPGWGYPIPLTVTFGVNVSF, from the coding sequence ATGAGAAATCTTATCATTATGATTTTCCTTCTATCTTTCTGTGGTATATTAAATGCACAGAATATTACGATTAAAGGAAATGTAAAATCAGCGACTGACAGCGAGCCTCTTATCGGCGTAAATGTAAGTGTCAAAGGTAAAGCTGTAGGGACAGTTACAGATCTCGATGGTAATTACCAATTATCAGCACAAAAAAATGAGACACTCATTTTTTCTTTCATTGGATACGAAAAACAGGAAGTAGTTGTAGGTGCACAAACTATTATTAATGTTGCTCTAAAGGAATCTGCCCAATTATTAGATGAAGTTGTTGCTGTAGGTTATCGTACAGAACGTAAAGCCGACCTCACCGGAGCTGTTTCGGTCGTGAAAGTGAACGATATGATGTCTGCAGCCGAAAACAATCCGATGAAGGCGTTGCAAGGACGTGTTGCCGGTATGACAGTCACCTCAGACGGAACACCAAGTGGAGCTGCCACTATTCGTATTCGTGGTATCGGAACGCTGAATAATAATGATCCGCTATATATTATTGATGGTGTTCCTACTACTTCAGGCATGCACGAACTCAATGGGAATGATATTGAAAGTATCCAGGTACTTCGCGATGCATCGTCTTCAAGTATTTATGGTTCGCGTGCGGCAAACGGTGTCATTGTTGTTACAACAAAGAAAGGAAAGAAAGGTCTTGTCAAGGTAAACTTTGATTCATATGTTACGATGTCCAGCTATACTAATAAAATAGATATTCTTAGTTCAAAAGAGTATGCTGAAGCTATGTGGAAAGCCTCTGTAAATTCAGGAAAAGATGCTAATGATAATAATATAGGTATCCGTTATCAGGAAAGTATTGATGCTGCAGGCAACAAAGTTTTAAACAACGTTTTATTTCCGGAATATCTTGATGATGCAAAAACTATGAAACCGGCAAATACCAACTGGTTTGATGAAGTTACACGTACAGGTGTTGCACAGTCGTATAATCTTTCTGTTAGCAATGGTACAGAAAAAGGAAATAGTTTTTTATCACTGAGTTACTATGATAATGAAGGACTGGTAAAACATACTAATTTTAATCGCATTTCTGCCCGAATGAACAGTGACTATAAACTATTGGGTGATATTGTTACAATAGGGGAGAATTTCACAATAAACAAAACTTCCGAAGTAACTCAGCCATATCAGATAATTGAAGCTGCATTGATTGCAGTTCCTTTTATACCAGTGCATACAGAAGATGGCAAAAACTGGGGAGGTCCTATAACCGGACTTCCGGATCGTCAAAATCCAGCCCGATTAGTAAATGATAATAAAGACAACCGTTATAATTACTGGCGTACATTTGGTAATGCTTATATAAACATTCAACCCATTAAAAAACTGAATATTCGTTCTAGTTTTGGCTTAGATTATGGCAACTTTTATAAAAGATCACTCACATATAGTTATCAAACAGGTTATCTTCAAAGTGATAAAACCAAATCCTTGATAGAGCAGGCACACTGGACAAAATGGACTTGGTCTAATACTGCTACATACGATTTTGAAATTGGGAAAAATCGTTTTGAAACTATGCTAGGTATGGAAATGTTCCGTCAGAGTGATATCAATTTTGCAGCTTCACGTGAAGGCTTTGCTGTAGAAACTCCGGATTATATGTGGCCAGATCTTGGAACAGGAACCAGTGAGGGCACTGGTAGCTCCACTGCCTATTCACTGCAATCATACTTTGGTAAAATTAATTACGCATACAACGAAAAGTATCTTGCTTCTGTAACATTACGTCGTGATGGCTCATCTCGTTTTGGAAAGAATAATCGCTGGGGTATGTTTCCTGCCTTTAATCTTGGATGGAAAATTAATCAGGAAGCTTTCATGGAAAAAACGCATGAATGGTTGTCTGATTTAAAGCTTCGTTTTGGTTGGGGACAAACAGGTAATCAGGAAATGGCAAATACAGCAATATATGATATTTATGTTACTGATTACGGAAAAGGAGATCCTACATGGAATGCAGTATGGGGTACAGCTTATGACTTGAATGGAACAGGTTCTGGATTGCTTAGTTCAGGCTTTAAAAGAACACAACTTCAAAATCCTGATCTAAAATGGGAGACAACTACACAAACCAATATTGGTCTTGATTATGGATTCTTTGGACAAGCTCTTTACGGCTCAGCTGAATATTACATTAAGAAAACAAAAAATATTCTTTATTTACCGGGGTATGCCGCAATCATGGGAGAGGGAGCAAATAAATGGTTTAATGGTGCCGCTATGGAGAATAAAGGTTTTGAGTTAACATTAGGCTATCGAGGAAAAATGAATTCTGGTTTGCAGTATGACATAACTGGTAATATATCAACCAATGCAAACAAGGTGACTTACCTCCCTGAATCTGTGAAAAAATCTTATGGTGGTAACGGTACCTATGATAACATACTGGGACGTCCACTAGGTTCATTCTATGGATATGTGGCCGACGGTATTTTTAAAACACAAGACGATCTTGACCAACACTGTAAACAAGATGGTAAGGCTTTGGGACGCATTAGATACAGAGATCTGAATAATGATGGCGCAATAAATGATAAAGACCGTACATGGATTGGTGATCCGTTTCCTGATTTTGCTTACGGTTTAAACATAGATTTGTCATATAAAAACTTTGATTTGATAATGTATTTTCAAGGTATTCAAAATGTAGATGTAGTTAATTCTGTAAAATATACAACTGATTTCTGGAGTGTATCGGATACCCGTTCAAATAAAGGCGCTCGCCTTCTGAAAGCTTGGGATCCGGTTACTAATCCTGATTCAGATATTCCGGCATTATCTTATAGCGATACTAATAATGAATCTCGTTTTTCTTCTTATTTTGTTGAAAATGGTTCATACCTGAAACTTCGTAATATCCAGTTAGGATACAATATACCTCAGCAAGTATTGCATAAAATAAAAGTGGAAAAATTCCGCATCTATGCTAGTGCTCAGAATCTATTTACGATCAAGAGCAAAAATTTTACAGGCGTTGACCCTGAAAATCCAGGATGGGGTTATCCTATTCCTTTGACTGTGACCTTTGGTGTTAATGTTTCATTTTAA
- a CDS encoding GH32 C-terminal domain-containing protein, translating into MGLFTLLLSCQASNPQLVIKHLGDEQSIVQIDAHKKYLLLPVQETSREAKLYMIVDNDVVKTINVRLAINKIDYFVPVEISAYKNKSITFNFQFIPDSAVCWKEMKLADSFDTRNIEAFRPVYHFTPTYGWMNDPNGMVYKDGEYHLFYQHNPYGSMWGNMNWGHAVSKDLVNWEHLPIAIAPDALGSIFSGSCVVDKDNTAGFGAGAIVAFYTSASDRQVQSMAYSLDNGRTFIKYARNPILTSTIRDFRDPKVFWHEPSRKWVMILAAGQEMRIYSSSDLKDWAMESRFGDGQGAHGGVWECPDLIELPIEGTELKKWVLICNINPGGPFGGSATQYFVGNFDGKKFINESPNVNKWMDWGKDHYATVTWSNALEGRHIALAWMSNWQYANDVPTKQYRSANSVPRDLSLYTYKGETYLKSTPSPELLKLRGEQIKKRSFKVDRTYNVDKLLTDNSGAYEIEMTIKNKNAEIIGFQLFNSKGEEVDVTYNLVEKSFSIDRTKSGITSFSKEFPAVTTAPLMNDKEITLRLFVDKSSIEAFGDGGRFVMTNLIFPSEPYNRISFYAKGGSYNVTSFTTYKLGLK; encoded by the coding sequence ATGGGACTGTTTACTTTGCTTTTGTCTTGTCAGGCTTCAAATCCACAATTAGTGATTAAACATTTAGGCGATGAACAAAGCATTGTCCAAATTGATGCACACAAAAAATATCTGCTCTTGCCAGTTCAGGAAACCTCAAGAGAAGCTAAATTATACATGATTGTAGATAATGATGTGGTAAAAACTATCAATGTCCGTCTGGCTATAAATAAAATTGATTATTTTGTGCCGGTTGAGATTTCTGCTTATAAGAACAAGAGCATAACTTTCAACTTCCAATTCATTCCCGATTCTGCTGTATGCTGGAAAGAGATGAAACTAGCTGACTCTTTTGATACCAGGAATATTGAAGCCTTTCGTCCGGTATACCATTTTACACCAACTTACGGATGGATGAATGATCCCAATGGAATGGTTTATAAAGATGGAGAATATCATTTATTCTATCAACATAATCCATACGGCTCCATGTGGGGAAATATGAATTGGGGACACGCTGTAAGCAAAGATCTGGTGAATTGGGAGCACCTTCCTATAGCTATTGCACCTGATGCATTGGGAAGCATTTTTAGCGGGAGTTGCGTTGTTGATAAAGATAATACAGCAGGATTTGGTGCAGGAGCTATTGTGGCTTTTTATACTTCAGCCAGCGATCGTCAGGTGCAAAGCATGGCGTATAGTCTTGATAATGGCCGTACATTTATTAAATATGCCCGTAACCCGATTCTAACTTCTACGATACGTGATTTTCGTGATCCGAAAGTATTTTGGCATGAGCCTTCAAGAAAGTGGGTTATGATTCTTGCAGCCGGACAAGAGATGAGAATTTATTCTTCTTCCGACCTCAAGGATTGGGCTATGGAGAGTCGATTTGGTGATGGGCAAGGTGCACACGGTGGTGTATGGGAATGTCCTGATCTTATTGAATTACCAATTGAAGGAACCGAACTGAAAAAATGGGTACTAATCTGTAATATAAATCCTGGTGGACCATTTGGTGGTTCGGCAACACAATATTTTGTTGGTAATTTCGATGGAAAGAAATTCATAAACGAATCTCCGAATGTGAATAAGTGGATGGACTGGGGAAAAGATCATTATGCTACCGTAACCTGGAGTAATGCATTAGAAGGGCGCCACATAGCGTTGGCATGGATGAGCAATTGGCAATATGCCAATGATGTACCTACGAAACAGTATCGTAGTGCAAACTCTGTTCCGCGCGACTTAAGTCTTTACACTTATAAAGGTGAAACCTATTTGAAGAGTACCCCTTCTCCCGAATTGCTGAAGTTACGTGGCGAACAGATAAAAAAGCGTTCATTTAAAGTAGATAGGACGTACAATGTGGATAAGTTACTGACAGATAATTCCGGAGCATATGAAATAGAAATGACCATAAAGAATAAGAATGCAGAAATCATTGGCTTTCAACTCTTTAATTCTAAGGGTGAAGAAGTAGATGTAACCTATAATTTGGTGGAAAAGAGTTTTTCTATAGATAGAACAAAAAGTGGAATAACGTCTTTCAGTAAAGAATTCCCAGCAGTAACAACTGCTCCTTTAATGAATGATAAAGAGATTACACTCCGTTTATTTGTCGATAAATCCAGCATTGAGGCTTTTGGTGATGGAGGACGTTTTGTTATGACAAATCTTATTTTTCCATCTGAGCCTTACAATCGTATTAGTTTTTATGCGAAAGGCGGTTCTTATAATGTTACTTCGTTTACTACATATAAACTCGGTTTAAAATAA
- a CDS encoding MFS transporter: MRNTKNIYTKLIPVMFCFFAMGFVDLVGIATNYVKADLSLTDTEANIFPSMVFFWFLIFSVPTGMLMNRIGRKRTVLLSLVVTILALIVPVISHSYAGMLISFSLLGIGNTLMQVSLNPLISNIVSGERLASSLTLGQFVKAIASFVAPILAAWGAIQFSYWQILFPIFTVIAIIAIVVLGTTSIEEKKIEGKSSSFGECFALLGDKLILLSFLGIMCHVGIDVGTNVTAPKILIERLGMELANAGYATSVYFLFRTIGCLSGAFILAKVSGKMFFAISVIMLALGMGGLYFVDTKITIYACVALIGFGNSNVFSIIFSQALLHKPNKQNEVSGLMIMGLFGGTIFPLVMGIVSDIMLAQIGAVLVMTIGVAYLLLLTRNIKF, encoded by the coding sequence ATGAGAAATACAAAAAATATATATACTAAGCTTATCCCGGTGATGTTCTGTTTCTTCGCAATGGGATTTGTAGACCTTGTAGGTATTGCCACTAATTATGTAAAAGCTGATTTAAGTCTCACTGACACGGAGGCAAACATATTTCCTTCAATGGTATTTTTCTGGTTCTTGATATTCTCCGTGCCAACAGGTATGCTGATGAACCGGATAGGAAGAAAAAGAACTGTATTGTTGAGCCTTGTTGTTACAATACTGGCATTAATTGTGCCTGTTATCAGCCATTCATATGCAGGTATGCTGATTTCGTTTTCATTATTAGGGATCGGTAATACTTTGATGCAGGTATCTCTCAATCCGCTTATTTCTAATATAGTAAGTGGAGAAAGATTGGCTAGTTCTTTAACTTTAGGACAGTTTGTAAAAGCCATTGCCTCATTTGTGGCACCAATCCTTGCAGCTTGGGGTGCAATACAATTTTCTTATTGGCAAATCCTATTCCCCATCTTCACCGTTATTGCAATTATTGCAATTGTAGTTCTTGGCACTACATCGATTGAAGAAAAAAAGATTGAAGGTAAAAGTTCCAGTTTTGGCGAATGCTTCGCTTTACTAGGCGATAAACTTATTTTATTGTCATTTCTGGGTATTATGTGCCATGTGGGTATTGACGTAGGAACTAACGTTACCGCTCCAAAAATTCTGATTGAACGTTTGGGCATGGAATTGGCTAATGCAGGATATGCTACCAGTGTTTATTTCCTTTTCCGTACCATAGGATGTTTATCAGGAGCTTTTATTTTGGCTAAAGTATCCGGAAAGATGTTTTTCGCAATAAGTGTTATCATGTTGGCTCTTGGTATGGGTGGTCTCTATTTTGTAGACACAAAAATAACTATTTACGCTTGCGTAGCATTGATTGGTTTTGGCAATTCCAATGTATTTTCCATTATCTTCTCTCAGGCATTACTGCACAAGCCAAACAAACAGAATGAAGTATCCGGACTGATGATTATGGGATTGTTTGGTGGTACAATATTTCCGCTTGTGATGGGGATAGTATCCGATATAATGCTAGCCCAGATCGGTGCAGTTTTAGTTATGACCATTGGAGTTGCTTACCTTTTATTATTAACAAGAAACATAAAATTTTAG
- a CDS encoding carbohydrate kinase — translation MNNIIVGLGEALWDMLPEGKKIGGAPANFAYHVSQFGFDSCVVSAIGNDALGNEILDVFHEKDLKYQLEKVDFPTGTVQVELDPDGVPCYEIKEEVAWDNIPFTEALQNLALSTRSVCFGSLAQRSTVSRETINRFLDTMPDGEGQCKIFDINLRQNFYDKEIIENSLNKCNILKINDEELVIISRMFGYPGIDLQETCQMLIAKYNLKMLILTCGTNGSYVFTPEEVSFLETPKVNIADTVGAGDSFTAAFCASILKGKSIREAHKLAVEVSAYICTQSGAMPVLPETLKKQLQ, via the coding sequence ATGAATAATATAATTGTTGGATTGGGTGAAGCACTTTGGGATATGCTGCCTGAAGGAAAAAAAATAGGTGGAGCTCCAGCAAATTTTGCTTATCATGTATCACAGTTTGGTTTTGATAGCTGTGTAGTAAGTGCTATTGGCAACGATGCATTGGGGAATGAAATACTAGATGTTTTTCATGAAAAGGATCTGAAATATCAATTGGAAAAAGTAGACTTCCCAACAGGAACTGTTCAGGTGGAATTGGATCCTGATGGTGTGCCTTGTTATGAAATAAAAGAAGAAGTAGCCTGGGATAATATTCCATTTACCGAAGCGCTGCAAAATCTTGCCCTCTCTACACGTTCCGTTTGTTTTGGTTCACTTGCACAACGTAGCACAGTATCAAGAGAAACAATAAACCGCTTTCTTGACACGATGCCAGATGGAGAAGGACAATGCAAAATTTTTGATATAAACCTTCGTCAGAACTTTTATGATAAAGAGATTATTGAGAACTCTTTAAATAAATGCAATATACTCAAGATTAACGATGAAGAACTAGTTATCATCTCTCGTATGTTTGGCTATCCCGGAATTGACCTTCAGGAAACTTGTCAGATGTTAATTGCCAAATACAACTTAAAGATGCTGATTCTTACATGTGGAACAAATGGCAGTTATGTATTTACACCGGAAGAGGTATCTTTTCTTGAAACACCAAAGGTTAACATAGCCGACACTGTTGGAGCAGGTGATTCATTTACTGCAGCATTCTGTGCTTCAATTTTAAAAGGCAAATCCATCCGGGAAGCCCATAAATTAGCCGTAGAAGTTTCTGCTTATATTTGTACACAAAGTGGAGCCATGCCTGTTTTGCCGGAAACACTTAAAAAACAATTACAGTAA